The Cryptomeria japonica chromosome 6, Sugi_1.0, whole genome shotgun sequence genomic interval actcatgcctagactcttattgacccacatggtcatttatccatggtggcttataaaatgcaaccaagacaatgccttacatcaattgggtcttattgactcacaactatcaacctattacagatgatcattttcaccttatgggtgatattaggctcttttagacttcatttgcatcttcatttgtgtctttgggtgctcctacaccacttggttaattcatttgcccaagggatccccactcCTACTTCTGCAAAGACGACAATAGCAACGTAGTCTCCAAGGAAgacttctttaaacaccttccttaacagcATCAACATGTCCACCTTGTCTCCttcgaggtccagaagagacgccaagaacTAGGACGTAACAtctgtgttaacacggtatctattttcattatgtagaaactctttgcccaacaccatcctcacagcctcattagtgaacatcccaacctccttacaaactgattggagggttgggtctctaacagagcctaaaaaggccctctggtcctctgtagaaatgattctcaagtggataggagtgtccatcttgagaaatcatgaTACCAAATTATacaacctgagcctatagacctaaaccaaaggcagaatttaaataccgtgagctccaacgatttatctaccaaaggctaattgaagatgaaagaagaaaagatcgtttataaatagctgaagctcttgattgtaataattcattctctaaccgtattaattcctttaaatttttttaaatctttcgtatatctgttcaaatatttcccataaatgcactagtgtgcgaaattggaaacagctataaactagtaccaaataccacattggaagtcatggggacagagtggattgcagttagtgactagacatatattaaatgaccaacattttcgaccgtgacatttgatacatgtctattgaatccaatttcattccaggcactttctggtgaactactttctcttcaaaaatttgggccgaaataaaacttcaatcattgatctacgatcatcgaacggtttaaaatcattgatggattttaggtacgtgtcacgTGTCAAATAGGTCGCGCTTATcaatacatcgtgcagagtctgaactcaatgtgatgtactgatgtgatgtgatgtgccttttctattaatgacaatgaattcatgaaatcgcaaataaaatatatattttttcataaataacaaaatattagccaaacaaattaaataattttcaagcggtggataaaaattggcaatacacttaaataatttttccttcagagtaaaaatttttgcccatacacttatatatttgttcctttaaacaaaaaatattcgcctcctacaatatatattttccccacagaacaaggtattattcaccagaattttatggaatttttgtaccctagaaaaaaatcgccaatacaaattaatttttttcctactttgaaaaaaaaaatcaccatcaatatgaaaatttcccccccaaAATAATGCATGATTCACCAGGGTTTTACAATTTTGCCCGGGGGGTGCTTTCTTAAAGTTAAACGTAGCCCTGGCTAGGACACATGTTGTGTGCCCTTCttcaatgcccaatgcccaaccaaAGACCTTAACTATTCCCTCTTGTGTGCTCTCTCTAAATATTCCCTTTTTTATATATTGTTATCTGTATATTTTTCTTCTCCCCTTCCATAATTAGTTTTTCATGATTTTATATAAATATCAAACAATTGTTCCAACTATCATATCCCATTTTTCAATAATTTTACCTTATAATCATTCGTGAAAGTGTTCTATCTAGTTAAGTATAAAAACATATCTCCtttaatcatattattttctttataCATTGTGTTTCTCTTTTAAATCATCATAGGAGAAAATTCCCATAACAAATTTCAATACATCGTGATGTGGTTCACACTATGCACTCTCAAGGTCTAATGTACTTGGGAATGTGCCTCTATGTTGTCACAAGTAACGAGAATGAAACCTAGAGTTAGCTAATAATGTCTAATCATAGATAACATATTGAATTAAGCAATGATCCAAATCTCTTAAGAATTTAGTGCAACattgttgaaataatgtaaatataaTTCCAACTAAAATGAGAAATATGCTACTatattgaaaaatgataagatCTATAGCGATTGAAAATAATTAGAATACGGATGAAAATCTATATataaacaaaataaagaaaatacAATATTCTTGATTAATGTATATTTGCTTTTATGTCTTAAAATGCTTCTACAACAAATGAGATTTAAAGTCTTATAATATTAtaatctttataatattatttaaatattaatgaatTAAACTTTTTAAAAGCCAAACAATATAATTTCACCAATCACTTCGCCCATGTTAAATCtctttatttcaaaataaaaaagaaaagtacCTTTACCGATTGAAACAATTGACCATAAAGATTGGTTAATTTCCAACACTAAAGTAAGAAAAAATCATTAAAGTTtggagaaaaaatatttttaagcCACAACGAGGAAAATAAATGAATAAAGACAGTTATTTTACCATGGTTCCGAAAATCCATTTAACGGCTATATTGACAACGGTCGGTCATATGGTCCACGAAGCGCTTTGAATTATATCCGTTGAGGTGCTTATTATGACTATGTGCAACAATGAATAAGCAAGCAGCCTTGATGAAGAAGCCGTCTGTCTAAACAAACGGAACTCTCTCACTAGTTATTATGCATAGCTGAATCTGTGTATCCATGGTGTAGAAAAATATGAAAGGAGGATTAGTTGGTGTCGTGACTCCCAGGAGATTCAACCCCAATGGAGAGAACACTAAGAAGGGAGATCAAGCAATTTCTTTTACTCCAGGGAAGGACAGGGAAATCATGACTGAAGCAGCCCTTTCTTCGATCAACATCAATGCGATTTCTTCGAAACCCACCTGCAAAACTCGTCAGTCTGTGAAGCCAAACCAAGCAAATTCCAAACAGACCAAGCAGGAACAGACACCCATCAAAGGTATTTCTTACTCTGTTTTCATGTTCCCTGTTTTTTAAAGGGTTTTTGTTCCTGTTTTTTGCAGTTTCTTCTGTTACTTTTTTTTCCTAGTTAGGAAGGAAACTATGGCTGCTTAGGCTATAATGGGGATTCATTTTCGTACAGTTTCAAATGGACATCATAGTAAATGTTTTTGTGTCTGTTGGATCTTACATTTTACTTGTGTTTTTTAAGCAGAAACAGAATTGTGATCTGTTCGGACAATAATTCTTCAGATTTACTTTCTGTAGCTCCATATGGGAATCACATCCCCTattgttttattttgtgtttggatTCTTGCCATTTAGTTGGTTTTTGCGTACAAAAGTAATTGTGCCTGCTTTAGACTGCAATGCAGTCGCAGATTCATTTTCTGCAGCTTCAAATGGGGCAGATCATCTGTTTGTTTTTTTGCACGTCATTCATTTTTCAGAGAGAGAGGGAACTATGCCTGCTCGGACTATAATTCCGATTTCCGTTTCCTGCAACTCAGAAGGCCTCATCTCGTATTATTAgctttttttgtttgttgtttgcatATCTTtgtctttagttagttttagggtAGAAAGGAAGTTGTGCATGCTTTAGGCTGCAAATGGAATCATATCCTTAGTTCACATTTCTGTTTGTGTTCTTGATTTTTAGCTTGTGATTTTAAAGTTTGCTGAGAACTGAGGACTGTGCGATTATGTACCTTGGGCTTCCGTTACTAGTTTTTTAGCCTTTGATTTCTTATCTCACTGCTTGCCTGACTGGCCAAAATTTTGTTTCAATATCATGTAATGGTGGTAATTTTGATAGAGGCCAATTCGTCTTCTTGCTCCATGAGGTCTTTAAGGCCAAAATCTTGCTCTTTAGAGAAAGCTTGTTGGAAGTGATCCTCGTCCTGTGAAAATTGATTTCAGCATTGCCAAAAAACTTCCATACCTTTAGAAACCTAATTTTGATAGAGGCCGGTTTGTCTTCCTGCTCTATGAGGTCTTTAAGGCCAAAATCTTGCTCTTCAGAGAAAGCTTGTTGGAAGTGATCCTCGTCCTGTGAAAATTGATTTCAGCATTGCTAAAAATCCTCCATACCTTTAGAAACCTACACTTTGTCCTATAAGGCAATTAAAGCCGCAATTTTACCAGGTGTACCTTCATGAATCGAGCTAGTTCCAACAAGCACATCACAAAAGGAGGGGTGCAAGGTGTGATCCATGAATATCCCATGATTTTGCCAAACAAATCATCATCTGGTCTTTTTAAATCTTTTTTTTGAGGTTAATGTCTTCGAAGCCAAAAGCTAACAGGGCAGAGCATCCAACAATTTAATGTCCTATTTGGTAACATCTAAACCATTGCTCCGAAAGACCTGAAGATACTTTATATATTGCATCCACGAGCCATGAGAGGAATTAATTCTAACCATGTGCATGTGCTATGAGATATCAATCAAAGCACAAGTTCTAGAGAATCTTCTTGTCTTGACTGTAGTTCCGTCTTCCAATTTGATTGACCAGTTTATTTGAATAAGTTCAAAAACTCTCGTAATTAGAGGAAGGATGTGTAAGCATAACCAAATCAAACTGTTGGTTATGCATACATTTGCAGGATCAAAGAAAGGCGCCCATAAAGGTCATAAACAGCCCTAGTTTTTCGAAAAAACTAGAGACCATGATCAGAAGAATGGAAGATGAACATAAAGGAACCATGATCTCAAAGTTCCACCTAAGGATCCTCTAGGTTGCTCCAGTTCTCTTTGAACCAAGCCAAGAAATTTCCAACATGGGGGTGTTCCTAAATATAATAGACCTAGAACCTAATTTCTTACATATTTCATTAATACAGTAGAAAGTTAGAAACATGCGAAGACCAACATGATATGTATTCCCCAAAGTGGATGCAATAGAATATTCACAGCTCCAAATGGGAATCACGTCCCCTGATCGTTTTGTTTATGCTGTGAATTCTTGCTTTTTAGTTGTTGTGATTTGTGTAAGAAGGAAATTGTGCCTGTTTATGCTATAAGGCAAATTCATCCTCTGCAGCTGCATATATGAATTGcaatatttcatttttcaattttgtttatggGTTCTTGCTATTTAGATTTATAAAGAAAGAGATTTATGTCTTGCTTATTCTGTAATACAAATTCATATCCCCgtcttttacctttgtttctggaaTTTTTTTATAGAAGAAGAGTTGTGCAATTATGCTTCTGCAGCTCCAACTGGGAACCATACCCCGTTTGTTTTTTCTTTGTGGGTTCTTTCTTTCTATTAGGTTTTGTTTTTCCTGCTTAGCCTGTAATGATATTTGTACTCTGCAGTTTCAGATGGGAACCCTACGGTGGTATGGAACAATGCAATCTTCCAGTCTGAGGAAGATGAAGTATGGGGTGTCAGGGCATGCAGCTCGAGTTCAACTTCAGAAAGCCCCTCTCAATCTGTGGCAGAGGTGTCATCAAATGCAATGGGAAACAAGGGACAGGACAAGAAAGAGCTACATTCCACCATCGCGATTAAAAAATTGCCAAGTTCCCTTCCAATTCCATCTGCAGAAAGCAACCCAGAAGCCCGAAGTTCTAGTCCCGATGTTGAATCTATAGCCAGTTCAACCCGAGTCCCAATTCATATAAAACAAAGTGCACAGCCCATAAAGAAGGTCTTGTTCAGTACACAGAATGTTGACCAGATCCCAACAATAGGAGAGTCTGGAGACCACAAGGATAATATCGATAGTGGCATTGAAGAAATAGAGAAGGAGATTTCACGACTCACAGAAAAACTTGAGAGATTGAAACTTCAGCAGGCAGCAAAACAGAAAAATCAAGAGGCACAATTTTCTGAGCCACAGAAAGAGTTGAGTAGTCCAAAGAAAACTGGTAAAGTGGGGGAACCTCAAGGATGTATAGCAGAGGAACCCAAAAGTTCAGAGAAACCAAGGAGGGGAAGAATTGTGTCTGCAAAATTTCTGCAGTGGGATTCCTCAAAGAAAGAACAAAAGCCTTTTGAATCTAGCAAAAAGGGAAAGGGTGGCATTAGTCCCAAGATCCAGAGAAGGGCTGCCAGTCTGGGTCCAGCAGAGCATCTCAGATTTTCTCAGATATCTGTGAAGTGTAAAGGGGATGAACATGGTGTGCAAAAGTCTAATCCTGGATCTGCCAGAAAATGGTTAAGAGGGAGTGACAACACAAAGAGTACAGACATTATGCGAAGGTTGAGTTTGAGTCCTATTCCTCAGCATCCCATTGAATCAAAAGGTTCTACTTTGAGGTCTGCTGGATTAGGAAGAAGCCTGAGCGCCAGAAAGCCAGCATCAACTCCACTTAAAGAACTTGCGAGAAGCGCTCAATGGTTGCATCCGAAGAAGTTGTTCTCAGCATCAGATGCCAAGAGATCCATCAATACTAATACTTTGAGCCTAAGCAGCAAGCCATGCCCAGAGCAACCCCAAAAGCCATCTCCTTCCTTGAAGAATGCACGGTTTGTGGCAAGTCGGTATGGGCAGGCCTTAACACCTTCAAAGGAAAGAGCCGCTAAAACTCCTCAATCTAGCTTGAGCTCTTTAAGAAATGCACATGGGAAGAGGATCTTTCCAGAAGATGAACTTGAACATGTGAACGGTAAGATGGATAATAATTCTTATAAAAAACGCACTGCTGCAGCTTGCAGCCCTAATGTAAGGAATCCACAGACTGAGAAGACTGTTGTCACCTCAAGATCAAGAACTCCTGGAAAGTCTGCAACAAGATTAGAGCTTAAGAAGACAGGAGGTGTGTTGTCAAAAGATGGCAAGTCCACAGGTACACTAGCTAGATATGGGGCTAGAGAAACAAATAATCAACAGAAGGGAACCCAAAATAGAGCTGTCGTTGCCAGCATATCCAATGTAATCCAAGATAACCCATTGGAAAGGGCTAACCAGGAAAGTAACGTGCCAGATGCTACCACAACCTATGTTTTCTCTGCGGGGATTAAATCTCCTGACACACTAGAACGAAACAGAATGCAGTTACCAAGGATTCGGACTATAAGGTCTGCAGCACAAAGCCCTAGAAATTCTGGCTGCATCAAAAGAGCAGTGGATAGTGTTGGAAAGAAATCGTTTTTTGCATCAGAAGATAACATAATTACAGATCTCCCTGACAAATCTTCTGAAAGAGAAATTGTTGATGACATAAAACATGCATTTTCCTTTGAGGATGAAGAGGTAGAAAGGTAATTAAACCTAATGTCATATCCTCTGTTAtgttgatatgctcatacttgagCTGTATCTGGTATTTCTAGCAAGTTCTCTGTTATAGTTATTAATTAGTATTCTTAGATTTATTATTCTTTTTACTCAAGGTCTCCTGCTTCTATGTATAGAAGGACTAGGGATTTGCAATTTATGACCATATATTTGTTTTGTATTTTCAAGAAGATTGTCAATGCCTCTTGAACTGCATGGTGCAGAATTGGgttcttgtaaacaaaatggaACTAATGAAGTTGGCTAGCCAAAATGTCAATGATGaagtatttatttttgttttgtttgtttttctcTTGCATCTGTTGTATGAAGCATATATATTCACAAAAAAACAGAGCAAGAGTtataaaacacataaataatttTCTCAACTCTTGACTTGCAATAGAAGTAGATATatatatttgttaaaacaattaacCATTTGAAATATGCAACTTTAATCTTGATCGTTTCCAGATTAAATTGTATATaagtttttgcatcaacatttaggATCACACTGATCCATCATATGAGACTTGCTATGTGAATTATGGGCTGCTCAGCTTTAGTGTATGAGTTTTTGGGGATTATTTGTTAGAATTATTTCCCTGCTTTCATGTGAGTGTTCCAGCTTCAAATACTGCCATCCGATCCTCCCATATCTTTGATGTAGCCAGAATCTCTTTCTTATTTATCTTCTAAACTATCCACTGCTGTTTAAAATGAGATTCTTTCTAGCGGTTACTGCACCGATGTTCACTGTTTATCTACATACAACACATTTTAATTCTAAATGCAAACGTCATTTACCAGCAAGTAGCAACCTACAAATTTATACTGTAGATGTTTAAATATGGAAAAAAACGGCTTATTGAAATGAAAACATATGATAATTACGAGAAGTACAGTATGTTTTTTAAAATAACTTAGGAGCTTGTTTTGGACAGAAAATCTTACATCCCAAGAATCAAGTTAAAATAACTCTCAGTCAGATCTACAAGGATAAGAGGATACGTTTAGAGTTTGTTTATATGTTTAAATTTTACAACATTTCATTTCCAATTGGTAGATCCATAAACAAATCACATGATGACAATTTAAGGATCCATTTCATAATAATCAAATGTTTGATGATTTTGTAGTTAAAAACTTGTGAGATTGTAGTTAGAAACTTGTtttttcaatttgaaatttaaatactcTTTGAATCAACTAAATACATTTTGATATTACCAGTTAGTATTTAAAGATATTGAATAGCTTTTGGATCTTCAGCTCTCTTGTTTATGTCATATTACAATTATATGTGGgaacttttctataaaaaaattgcTATTTTATTGTGGACCCTTTCTCTTTAATATTGCCTTGGCTTTTTCATTCCTCCAGAATTGTTGTCTCAAAGGTGTTTTTATGTCTTTTAACCCACCTCAAGATATTGTACTTCCAATTCCATAATTTGAAAAAGTCTACAAATGGCTTGAAAATTTAATACTTGTGGGTTCTTTGTGGGAAGACCCCCCCATAAAAGTGTGCTATGAGATTGGGTGTCCAAATCTTGGACGATACATGGAATTCAACACTCTACCATGTAAAATCTTTCTaagggttttttttcttttccattttgtTGAAACCAATCATGCTCAAATTGTTCTCACCCAAGGCCCTTGGCTTGTTCGTTCCCCTTTGCTTGTTTCCAAATCCTGGACTTGATACTTTTCTGTTGTAGACAAAAAGTCCCTTCATATCCTGGTTTAGGTCCCTTCATATCCTAGTTTAGGTCAAGTTCCCTAGCTTACCTATGCCTTTTTGGCATTTTTTGTCCCAAATAGAAGCCTCAATAGggatcatagtttgtgttgagctCGAGAAATTTTGCTTGTCTCACCCTAATTGTCAAGTTTGTGTCGAGGCTAGCCTCTTGAAAGACCTCAAGAAATTGTAGATATCCAAATTAAAGAGTCTCAGTACTCCAAAGAATCCAATACATCAACCTCCCAAATAGTTGCTATTGATGCCAAGCATTCAACCACAAGATTAGAAACTATTTGTTGGTTATCAAATGCCCTAAACTGACTCCATAGGCTTCTACAAGCTCGCCATCTCCATCCAAGCACGAGGTTGGACAATCGGTCTACAATGGTAAACTGCAAGGGCAAGAATACCAATGCTTCTAAATCCTTCCAAAGCCTCTAGGGAAGAGCTTGATTCAAGCTCCTCTATTTCAAAATTTGTAGACCCTCCTAGGTCAATGACAACAGTAGCAACAACATAGCCTAGTACAATTGATTCCCATCCCTAGACTAGTCATGCTCATCATACCTATGTGGTGGGTTGGTGGAGATATCGTAGTTCATCGGGATGGTTGGAGGATGGTGAACATGCCCCTCGCCACAAATAGTTGGTCCAAATTGGCAGCTATGCAACTCAAGACACATTGGTTCAAAATAATTAATATGCTCTTGATGGGTTGTAGAACGAGGAAGTGCCCCTTAATTTTCAGTGAAATGTATTTCTTGAAATGTGAGAAGCTTTACAAACCTCCCCTACAAATATTATATTTGTGATATGTGTTCTCAGTTTTTAAATTTAGACTTCCTTTGCATTTAGGAGGTCAAAATGTTTGGTTTTATTCTCTTAGCTATGTGTCATGTCATATGATCGATTGGTTTTGCTCTTTGTTCCAACCATGAGGCTGGTCATGGTATAATTTTCACCCTGCTCTTGCCTGCGTGGCATCAACTTATAGTTAATCATGGATG includes:
- the LOC131060694 gene encoding uncharacterized protein LOC131060694 isoform X1, translated to MKGGLVGVVTPRRFNPNGENTKKGDQAISFTPGKDREIMTEAALSSININAISSKPTCKTRQSVKPNQANSKQTKQEQTPIKVSDGNPTVVWNNAIFQSEEDEVWGVRACSSSSTSESPSQSVAEVSSNAMGNKGQDKKELHSTIAIKKLPSSLPIPSAESNPEARSSSPDVESIASSTRVPIHIKQSAQPIKKVLFSTQNVDQIPTIGESGDHKDNIDSGIEEIEKEISRLTEKLERLKLQQAAKQKNQEAQFSEPQKELSSPKKTGKVGEPQGCIAEEPKSSEKPRRGRIVSAKFLQWDSSKKEQKPFESSKKGKGGISPKIQRRAASLGPAEHLRFSQISVKCKGDEHGVQKSNPGSARKWLRGSDNTKSTDIMRRLSLSPIPQHPIESKGSTLRSAGLGRSLSARKPASTPLKELARSAQWLHPKKLFSASDAKRSINTNTLSLSSKPCPEQPQKPSPSLKNARFVASRYGQALTPSKERAAKTPQSSLSSLRNAHGKRIFPEDELEHVNGKMDNNSYKKRTAAACSPNVRNPQTEKTVVTSRSRTPGKSATRLELKKTGGVLSKDGKSTGTLARYGARETNNQQKGTQNRAVVASISNVIQDNPLERANQESNVPDATTTYVFSAGIKSPDTLERNRMQLPRIRTIRSAAQSPRNSGCIKRAVDSVGKKSFFASEDNIITDLPDKSSEREIVDDIKHAFSFEDEEVER
- the LOC131060694 gene encoding uncharacterized protein LOC131060694 isoform X2, which produces MKGGLVGVVTPRRFNPNGENTKKGDQAISFTPGKDREIMTEAALSSININAISSKPTCKTRQSVKPNQANSKQTKQEQTPIKDGNPTVVWNNAIFQSEEDEVWGVRACSSSSTSESPSQSVAEVSSNAMGNKGQDKKELHSTIAIKKLPSSLPIPSAESNPEARSSSPDVESIASSTRVPIHIKQSAQPIKKVLFSTQNVDQIPTIGESGDHKDNIDSGIEEIEKEISRLTEKLERLKLQQAAKQKNQEAQFSEPQKELSSPKKTGKVGEPQGCIAEEPKSSEKPRRGRIVSAKFLQWDSSKKEQKPFESSKKGKGGISPKIQRRAASLGPAEHLRFSQISVKCKGDEHGVQKSNPGSARKWLRGSDNTKSTDIMRRLSLSPIPQHPIESKGSTLRSAGLGRSLSARKPASTPLKELARSAQWLHPKKLFSASDAKRSINTNTLSLSSKPCPEQPQKPSPSLKNARFVASRYGQALTPSKERAAKTPQSSLSSLRNAHGKRIFPEDELEHVNGKMDNNSYKKRTAAACSPNVRNPQTEKTVVTSRSRTPGKSATRLELKKTGGVLSKDGKSTGTLARYGARETNNQQKGTQNRAVVASISNVIQDNPLERANQESNVPDATTTYVFSAGIKSPDTLERNRMQLPRIRTIRSAAQSPRNSGCIKRAVDSVGKKSFFASEDNIITDLPDKSSEREIVDDIKHAFSFEDEEVER